The Macaca mulatta isolate MMU2019108-1 chromosome X, T2T-MMU8v2.0, whole genome shotgun sequence DNA window CCTCACACACTATGATCGATAGAGGGTCAGGTATGCTGGCTCATGcttttaattccagcactttgggaggccgaggcagaaggatcacttgaggccaggacttcaaaagatggagaaaaattgGGTCAAAGTTAATTGGATTATGATATGAAAGATAAGAAACATACTAAGACAATAGATATCGAGTGTCTTCACAGATGTTTCAAGTAATGCagatattaattagcttgatgtaGCCATTTCATagtgtgtacatatattttaaagcatcatgttatacatgataaatatatatgtttttatgtgtcatttaaaaaaaaagatatgaaaacgTGACTTTTGAATGTAAGTCATTTAACCAACAGCCAATAATTTTCTGATACTTTTATAGAGGCCTGTTTTTAACAAATACGTAACATGTTTATAATAAGCATCAGTATTTTGTTGTGTTAATTGTGATGGTAATGGCTTACAGCTAGCGTGGGTATTCAGTTTACTGTATAAACTGAGTAAACTGAACTGCTTTTAGGCATGTAAAGAGGCAGGAATTACGGTGAAAATAGTGACAAATGTTCGCCCTACTTAAAGCAACTGCATAATGACTAAACTAGTCCAAAGTAACGTTTTTACACTTTTTCACAAGAGACACAAAACAAATGTAATACtgacttttctatttccttcactTAGGGAGTTCTAAGCATATTCTGTGTTCAAGTGttattttatatcaaaatatttaaatgatactttaaaaatatctttttccctTGGGGTTTCGTTTCATTGAATTTTCATTGAAAGTATATgcgttctttttgtttgttttttgctttccacTTATACATACAAATAGATTCACTTGATTGAATTCATTCTGAAGTTAAACAGTCTCTGTTTCCTTATTCTAGAAAAAGTGgcatgaattaaaaatattgttaatagGCCTGGAAGTCTACTTTCAGAGTTTATTCAGAGGCTAACTGGATATAGGCTAAATGGTCATCCTCAGTGTTCTGATATTAGTTCATCAAGATGGTAGTTGTATACCTCTAGTGTCATATGAATTAAAATCTGCTGAGTAATGGGTCCTAATTGTATATTTATGTTCTAGGTGATGCGCAACGATAGGTTTAcaccaagagaaatgaagactgaaATCAAGAATGTTATTGTTATGCTGGAAATTTGACTGATAGCATTCTCttaataaagttttatagttttctgcaAAGAATCCTTgcacatttttgttaaatttgttttttgatcTTTAATAGTCTTGAGAATTATATCTTTTTTGGAAGTTTAAATCCTGTGTTTGAGATGGTACATGGAGATAAAATGTTGGTACATTGATTTTCTATCATAGATAGATAGGAAGCTGGAAGCTTTCATAGTGGGATGCCAACAGCTGCACAGATAGAAAAGGCCACGTGGGGCCAGGCATGTCCACCATGGGCTTTCCATCTCCCCTTTTGTAGCACATACACAGTAAGAACGAAATGAGCAACATGTTGTAGCTCAGGCTGAGGACCCgcctgcataataaaagattagggtgggggcTGCCAGAGATTCACACCCTATGCAGATGGTACACCTGGTCCTAACCGGTTGTTTGTACCCTGTGTGGGTGATCAGATACTGCCTCCCCACTAGCTCATCTATAAAAACCCCTGTATTTCATTGCAGGATGGCAACTGTTTTTTTCTGGGACCCCTCTCTGCAGTAGAAAGCTGTTCTCTTTGTTTCTCCTATTAACTTTCTGCTCTACACCTCACTCTTGGTGTGCCCATGTCCTTGATTTCCTCGGCTGTGAGTCCAAGAACTCTGGGTGTTACCCCAGACAATGAGGCACTTCAATACTAGCTGTGGATCTGTGgtatatgacttttattacaatgaagtatgttccttctttCACTGGTGTTTTCAGCATTTGTATCATGATGACACACTGagatttattaaatgcttttcagcatcaattgaaatgattatatggtttttatcATTCCATTGATATGATTTATCACATacattaatttgcatatgttaaaccatccttccatcccagggataaatctcacttggtcatgatgatgaTTCTTTCTAACGTATTGTTGAATGTGATTTGCTAGTATTCTGTTGAAGATttctgcatcaatattcatcagcaGTTTTgccctgtagttttctttttttcatgtgtcttcgtctggttttggtatcagggtaatactggcctgatagaatgagtttggaactCTTCCCTGCTCCTCtatctttcaaaataatttgagTTGGATTGGTATTAGTCCTTCTTTAAACATTGggtagaattcagtagtgaagTTATCAGGTCCAGACGTTTCTTTACTGGAAGacttttattatggctttgatcttgttccttgttattggtctgttcaggttatggatttcttcctggttcagtcttgggaggttgtatgtatctaggaattagtccatttttttctggattttccaATTTAGAGGCATGGAGTTTCTCATAGGAGCCAGttatgatcctttgaatttttgcAGCATTAGTTTTGTAATATCTTGtttttcgtttctttttctttattttcttttttcttttctgttttcttttttcttttatttcttttttttcttttctcgagacagagtctcctttTGTCCTCATGCTGGAGTTTAATGGCAGGGTCTCAGCTCACtagaacctccacctccagggttcaagcaattctcttgcctcagccacccgagtagttgggattacaggcgcctaccaccatacctgtttaatttttttatttttagtagtgatggagtttgccatattggccaggttggtctttaggtcccggcctcaagtgatccacctgtctcagcctcccaaatcctttttcatttcggattttatttatttgggtttctctcttttttccttagctCGGCTAATGGTATGTCAATTTTGGTTAACCTAttaaaaaaataggtttttttttcatttcaattttgtttatttctgctgggatcttcattatttcttttcttctaatttttggtttggtttaagATGCATCgttaaattgtttatttgaagtttttaccTCTTTTGTTGTaggcacttacagctataaacCTCTTtctgagtactgcttttgctgtatcccatcggttttggtatatttttttccatcgtcatttgtttcaataaatttttaaatttccttcttagcttcttcattgacccattatTCATTCAGGATCAGATTAttcagttttcatgtatttgtatagtttccaaaattcctcttgttattaatttctagttttatgccACTGTGGTCTGACAAGATCCACGAtattatttcaggtttttttttttagtgttttgagacCTAACATGGTcttgtccttgagaatgatccatgtgctggggaaaagaatgtgtattctgtagttgttggatgaaatgttctgtaaatatctattagatccatgtgcctgtagtgcagATTAactctgtggttttttttttctttgtttttgttgttgttgttgttgttgagtttctGTTTGGCAGATCTCTCCAGTACTGAATGTGGGGTGCTGAAGTCCCcatctattattttattgggGCCTGTCTCTCTCTTAAttgcatttgttttatatatctgggtgctcaagtgttgtgtgcatatatatttaaaattgttaatgtcctcttgatgaattgacccctttattattatatagtgaccttttAGTCTCTTctcaaagtttttgttttgaaatctattttttcttattctttttgtatcttttaagttCAGGCATACATGTGGTGCAGGTTTCTTATGCAGGGTTTGttttgtcatgggggtttgtgtcatgtgtcatgggggtttgttgtacagattactttgtcacccaggtattaagcctggtactcatgagctatttttcctgatcctctccctcctcccatcctccagtctttggtaggccccagtgtctgttgttttcctctgtgtgttgattttttctcatttttagctcccacttataagtgagaacatgtgtatTTAGTTTTCTGTCGTGCTTTACTTTGCTAAGTATAAGGACCTCCACCTCCATCCTTATTCCAGCAACGGAGATAGTgtcattcgtttttatggctgcatactattccgtggtatatatgtactatattttctttatccagtctaccattgatgggctttttggttgattccatgtctttggtattgtgaatagtgctgcagtgaacatatgtgagcatgtgtctttataacagaacaaGTTTATATCTCTTTGactgtatacccagtaatgggattgcttggatcgaatggtagttctgtttttaggtctctGGGGAATGAGCACACTgtttcccacaatggttgaactaatgtacacttccaccaacagtgattaagtgtttctttttctccacaacatcaccagcacctgttattttttaaattttattttattttttactttttaatagccattctgattggtgggagatgatatgtcattgtggtttgaattgaacttctctaatgatcagtggttttgagctttatttcatatgcttgtaggccacatgcatgtcttcttttgaaagtgttTGTTCCTGTCCTTGGACCACTTTTCAAtggtattattttttgttttgttttgttttctgagatagagtctcagtctgttgcccaggctggagtgcagttgcatggtctccgctcactgcaacctctaccaccctatgtgaagtgattctcctgcctcagccacaatagtacctgggattacaggcgtgcaccaccatgccaagctaattttgtattttgttggtttaaagtccgttttatcagagactgggattgcaacccctgcttttttttattgctttccattttcttcgtcagtattcctctatccctttagTTTGAGCCTGTGTGtcctttgcacgtgagatgggtcttctgtaTGTatcacaccgatgggtcttgacatTTTATCCAATGTGCCAGTCTCTgtgttttaattggggcatttagacaatttacattaaaggttaatattgttatgtgtgaatttgagcctgtcatcatgatgctagctggttattttgcacattagttgatgcagtgtcttcacttcatagtgtcattgtctttatatttttgtttgtttttcagtggctggtactggtttttccttttcatatttagtgcttccttcaggagctcttgtaaggcaggcctgacgGTGACAaactccctcagcatttgctgtcctggaaaggattttgtttctccttcccttatgaagcttagttttgctgggtatgaaattccgggttgaaattcttttctttatgaatgttgaatatcggcccccactctcttctggcttgtagggtttctgtagagagatctgctgttagtctgatgggctctCCTTcgtaggtaacctgacctttctctgtggctgcccttaacatttttccttttgtttcaaccttgaagaatctgatgatTGTTGTCTTCAGGTTGCTCTTCCCAAGGAGTAACAGagtagtgttctctgtatttcgtgaatttgaatgttgtcctgtcttgctagattggggaagttctcctggataatatcctaggTCTCTGGGAAATCAGCACACTGTTtcccacgatggttgaactaatttacacttccaccaacagtgaataagtgtttctttttctctacaatgtcaccagcatctgctattttatttttttactttttaatactaGCCATTCTgcctggtgtgagatgatatctcattgtggtttgaattGTATTTCTCCAATGGTCAGTGACTTTGAGCTTTATTTCATATGCTGTGGCCTCATGCATGTCTTCCTTTGaatgtgtctgttcatgtccttggcccactttttacTGGTAtgggctgttttgttttgtttattgagacgcagtctcggtctgttgcccaggctggagagcagtagcacgatctccactcactgcaacctccacttcctgggttcaagctattctgctgcctcagccacgctattatctgggattacaggcgtgcaccacctctcccagctaatgtttgtattttatggtagagccagggtttttcatgtttgccaggctggtctcgaaatcctagcttccagtgatctgcccatcttggccttcgaaagtgctgggattagaagtgtgaggcaccacacgtggcgtgtctttttattttttgtttttgttttttgtaaatttctttaagttctttatagattgtGGATACGAGACCTTAgatagatgcatagtttgtaaatagtttctcccattctctgtgtTGTGTGTTGTCTCTGTGGATcgttgttttttgttctgttttgttttgtttttttgctgtgcaggagctctttagtttcattacaTTCCATTTggcaatgtttgcttttgttgcaattgcttttggcatcttcattatgaaatctttgctctTTCCTACGTCCAGGATGAGAATGCCTgggtcttccaggatttttatgaatttgggttttacatttagttTCTGAATCCACCTTtagttaatttttcttaataagaGGTGGTCCTGTTTCAATCTTTTACATATAGCACCATTTATTGGTAGAGAGTCCTGTctacattgcttgtttttgtcaactttgttgaaggtCAGATGGTAATAGGTGTGaggtgtgcagcattatttctgggctgtgtattctatttcattggtctttgtgactgttttggtaccagtaccatgctgtttcgttTACAATGGCCTTGTATTATACTCtgaagtcaggtgatgtgatgctttggcttcattctttttctttaggattgccttggctatttgggctcctttttggctccatatgaattttaaagtagtttgtttttttctaattccgtgaggaatgtcattggtagtttaataggaatatcACTGAATGTATGAATTGCTGTGGTCAGATTGGCAATTTTGACAATATTCTTCCTGTtcacgagcatggaatgtttttccatttgtttgtgtcatctctgatttctttgagcagtgttttgtagttctcatagTAGAGATGGTTctcctccctggttagctgtattcctaggtattttattctttttgtggcacttgtgaatgggattgtgtttctgatttggctctGAGCTTCAAGGTAGTTGGTGTAGAGAAACGCTCctgtttttgtacattaattttgtatcttgaagcTTTCCTGAAGTTGTTTATAAGATCAAGCAGATTTTGGGCAGAGAGTCTGGGATTTTCTAGGTATGGAATCATATTGTTTGAAAACAGAGATTGTTTGACTTGTGTGAAAAACATAGTGAAGTTAAAGCAAACACGTGGCAGCAatggaatggaaaaataaaaatgcccaTGAATAAATTTAATTTGAATGTGAAGAACTAATATGAAGCAAATAACACAGTCCTTGTGTGGGATGTGTTAAAAGACTTGAGGAATTGAggagtggctttttttttcttttttttgattgAGAGATTCGAAAATAGAAAGATGGCTATTGTCCCAGAGTTAACATGTGATATGAAAGTAGTAACTAGTGTCTCAACAGGAATATTTTAGCACCTGATCAAATGATTCTGCAGTTCATCTGAAAGACCAATGTGTCAGAATTGATAGAAAAGGAGAAATCAGTGAGGGAGGGCAAGCATTACTTCACATTTCGAATATCATTAAGCTACAGCAATTAAAATAGTGTAGTAATGATACAGGTATAAACAACTcaatggaagaaaattaaaagaagagaGTTACATACAACATTAAGTGGGGATGTCGGCGATGATAAAAGAGTCATTTCAAAACAGTGGGTGAAACAGGGATTCAACAACTAAGGTTGAGTTCCTACCACTTTAATGTTGTCCAGCTGGATCAATGATTTTGAACGTACAATAATGCAACCAAGAACTATGAATGTCTTATCGTATTGGAGTGGATAACACCACTGCAAGCATGACAGCAAACTCGTGAAGGAGGCAAGAAAATGATTTCTGGAAGCGTATATAAAAcaggtattaaaatatttaagatttatttCTGTGATGGTGAATTTTTCTGAAACACATTATTAGAGTAAGCTGGGGCTCATATTCTCCAAAGCCactggaagggaaagaaaggttgggcgggagaaaaagaaaagtgctttCCAAGTTCATTTTCGATTTCAGGAGCACTGGTGGTTTAGGTTCTCCACAGAGGCAGGAAAACTTCAGTCTTGAGGCAAATGCCCCACTCTGTGCACATGCTGCACAGACCTGTTGCTGCGCATGTCTGTTGCTACGCGTGTCTGTTGTTGCGCATGCGCCTTGCTGCCCACCTTCTGTCCGCGCAGAGCTCTGCAGGGAGaggttgtgtcttcattttttccGCCATCTTGATTCTTTCTCACTGACTGAGACGCAGCTGGTAGGTTCGCAGAGCAGTCTTCCTGGGAATTTAGTTGTGAGTGAATGTGTGGAGGAGCCAGCTGGCTTTGCACAGGTCCTGCAGCACAGTCCGTGGCTTCTGTGGGAAAAGGGCCTTGCAGTCATCGTCTCGCTCCTCCCAGGTCGCCATGCCACCATGGGGCTTGTCTTTGTGGCTGGcctgggaagagggaggaaggtgggccgcAGAGGGGAGGGATCGCATGAAGATGGGGCGAGTGCTGCGGGTGCTGTTAGAGGTGTCTGAGTCCCGAAAACTCCTGGAACCCTCTGAGACAGGACAGTTTCTACACTCCTAGGTAGGGGCGCGGAAAGGGACAGCGTGTTCGGTAAGGAAGGGACCTGGGAACTGGGAACGCTGTGGGCTGGTGACTGCGGCCCTGAGTTCTATAGAGTGCCTGGCAGAGGTGTCCCGTGAGGAGCATAACGTTTACTCTGTTTCACAATTTCTCACCTCCGCCATGAACGTCATGGGAAGGAATGGGTGAGGCTTGTGCTTTCCTGCAAGACTCAATTTTGGGAGGAGTGTGGCGGTGAAATGCGCCTAGCAAATCAGAGTGGGACGAAAGCAGTAGTCATTTCAGTTTCAATTCTCTGCCCATTTTTTCCTAAATGCCTTTATGGTGGAGAGTATAGTTGTTAAACCAAAACTCAGAAACGTCCTCTGTCTTTTGCTATGGCGTTAAGGTGATTTCTATGCCTCTGAGCTATGATACAAACAAATCTGTCCTTAGTTTGATTGGAAAGCATGAGTACTTATCATTGCTCtatgaattattttgaaaatattttcaaaatttaaaaagtacaaatcaCCATTTTGCCATGGAATTTTCATATATGTAGCTAAGTTCTTACACACTTTTTCCATATAACAATATTCTATTTTCAGTGGGAAATATGAGTGAGCTTGTAAGAACAAGATCCCAATCCTCAGAAAGAGGAAATGACAAAGAGTCTTCCCAACCAGTTGGATCTGTGATTGTGAGTTCTTTAACATTTGATGTTTTCTATTTAcgtagtttattttaaaaaatgtttttgagctAGTGTACATGCACTGGTCCAGGTGTTCCATGCTGATAAAAAATGATGATGGCATCTCATGAAGGAAACTTTGGTTCAGGAATATCATATTCTGGTGTTAACTGTATGGATTTggatatttctctctctctctctctctctctctctctctctctctatatatatatatatatatatatatatatatctgttggAAATATGTTTTAGATTTATGATTCGATGCACATATGCATTTGTGTAGTTATATTATTGAGTTTTTATTCGCACACACACTTACACCCTTAGGTCCAGCAGCCCACTGAGGAAAAACGTCAAGAAGAAGCAGCACCATCTGAAAATCAGGGTATTGCACCTAGTGGGGAGATCGAAAATGAAGGAGCACCTGCTGTTCAAGGTGAAGGGAGAGTGGAGAATAATACTTATGGGTGGTGGAGGTATATTTATGCATTATATTTTATGACATACCAGTaacaagaagacagaaaatattaGGAAGGGATCTTAAACATTTCCTGCTGCtactgtggggaggggtgggacaAGGACAAATAAAAAGCCACAGAACTTTCCTATCATTTTGACAGAGGCTTTTTATTGATTGGGTACTTGCATGGTTGTCATAAGCCTGTGAGTGTTTTCCAGAGCTCCTGTATGGTTTGCTCggccattttctgttttttgttttgttttgttttgtattttatgtttctgtggAAGAATGGCAGCTTGCAGCTTCCTAGTCTGCCATTTGCGGACAtctcatgtatttttaaagaaactttttaatacacatttattaatgCTTCCTCATACCATGTAATATACTGAGTGCTGGAGATGTCAGTGCCAATTTTTTGCCTAAAGCTCATAGTCTAGTCAGACTGACTCAAACAAATCACTGATTTAATGTGATAAGAATAAGAACAAATGAGTACAAAAGGGACAAGTAAGTTGTCTAGAGCCAGCCTTGGGAAAGGAAAAGGCAATGTTTGGACATCTCTGCTTTCCTGTTTTCCTGGCAACAGACTCCTGAAATAATTAGCCTACaggtttttatttcataatgatGAGGGAATACACATTATCATTTTATCTTGCATAGttcatgttttaatttgtaaACTGATGacctttttgtcttttaaggGCCTGACGTGGAAGCTTTTCAACAGGCACTGGCTCTGCTTAAGATAGAGGATGAGCCTGGAGATGGTCCTGATGTCAGGGAGGGGACTCTGCCCACTTTTGATCCCACTAAAGTGCTGGAAGCAGGTATGTTGTTCAATTAAGATGCAAACTATAGGGTGTCTGTTTTCACAATATTATATTTTGTGTGACACAGAGGTAAAATTACTGCTACGTTAGTATTATACTTCACGTCTAAAGATTCTTTGAAGGTATTTCAGACGCCAGTGGCTGCCTTACACACTGTTAGAGATAGAGGGCCAGGTATGCTGGCTCATGCTtttatttccagcactttgggaggccgagtcagaaggatcacttgaggccaggacttcaagagatggagaaaaattgGGTCAAAGTTAATTGGATTATGATATGAAAGATATGAAACATGGTAAGAGAGTAGATATCGAGTGTCTTCACAGCTATGTGGAGTAATGCagatattaattagcttgatgtaGCCATTTcacagtgtgtatatatattttaaagctttgtGTTATACGTGATAAATACATACGATTTTATGTGTCATGTTTAAAAAAAGATAGGAAAACGTGTTCTGACTTTTGAATGTAAGTCATTTAACCAACAGCCaataattttcagatatttttgtaGAGGCTTGTTTTTAACAAATACGTAACATGTTTATAATAAACGTCAGTTTATATTGTGATGTTTACTGTGATGGTAATGTCTTACAGCTAGTATGCATATTCAGTTTACTGTATAGAGTGAACTGCTTTTAGGCATGTAAAGAGGCAGGAGGACCGGTGAATATAGGGACAAATGTTCGCCCTACTTAAAGCAACTGCATAATGGCTAAACTAGTCCAAAGTAACGTTTGTACACTTTTTCACAAGAGACACAAAACAAATGTAATACtgacttttctatttccttcactTAGGGAGTTCTAAACATATTCTGTATTCAGAGTGTTATTTCAtatcaaaatgtttaaatgatactttaaaaatatctttttccctTTGGATTTTGTTTCGTTGAATTTTCATTGAAagtatatgcttttttttttttttttttttgctttccacttATACATACAAATAGATTCACTTGATTGAATTCATTCTGAAGTTGAACAgtctctttgtttctttattctaCTAGAAAAAGTGgcatgaattaaaaatattgttaatatgcCTGGAAGTCTACCTTCAGAGTTTATTCAGAGGCTAACTGGATGTAGGCTAAAGGGTCACCCTCAGGGTTCTGATATTAGTTCATCAACATGGTAGTTGTATACCTCTAGTGTCATATGAATAAAAATCTGCTGAGTAACGGGTCCTAATTGTATATTTATGTTTTAGGTGATGCGCAACGATAGGTTTAcaccaagagaaatgaagactgaaACCAAGAATATTATTGTTATGCTGGAAATGTGACTGATAGCATTCTCTTAATAAAATTTTACAGTTTTCTGCAAAGAATCCTTgcacatttttgttaaatttatttctggatcTTTAATAGTCTTGAGAATTGAATCTTTTTTGAAAGTTTAAATCCTGTGTTTGAGATGGTACATGGAGATAAAATGTTGGTACATTGATATTCTATCATAGATAGATAGGAAGCTAGAAGCTTTCATGGGGGATGCCAACAGCTGCACTGATAGAAAAGGCCACGTGGGGCCAGGCATGTCCACCATGGGCTTTCCATCTCCCCTTTTTTAGCACATACACAGTAAGTACAAAATGAGCAACATGTTGTAGCTCAGACTGAGAACCCgcctgcataataaaagattagggtgggggcTGCCAGAGATTCACACCCTATGCAGATGGTACACCTGGTCCTAACTGGTTGTTTGTACCCTGTGTGGGTGATCAGATACTGCCTCCCCACTAGCTCATCTATAAAAACCCCTGCATTTCACTGCAGGATGGCAACTGTTTTTTTCTGGGACCCCTCTCTGTAGTACAAAACTGTTCTCTTTGTTTCTTGTATTAACTTTCTGCTCTAAACCTCACTCTTGGTGTGCCCatgtccttgatttccttggctGTGAGACCAATAACTCTGGGTGTTACCCCAGACAACGAGGCCACTTcaatactagctgtgggtctgtggtatatggcttttattacattgaagtatgttccttctttCCCTGGTGTTTTGAGGCTTTGTATTATGATGACGTACTgagttttattaaatgcttttcagcatcaattgaaatgattgtATGATTTGTATCCATTATTCCATTGATACGCATTACCACatatattaatttgcatatgtcgAACCATCCTTCCATCCTAGGGATAAATGTCATTTGGTCATGATGATTATTCTTTCTAATGTAttgctgaatttgatttgctagtattctgttgaggatttctgcatcaataTTCACCAGTGGTTTTgccctgtagttttctttttttgatgtgtctttgtctggttttggtatcatggtAATACTGGCCtgatagaatgagtttggaactATTCCctcctcatttatttttcaaaatagtttgagtaggattgataTTAGTCCCTCTTTAAATGTTGGGTAGAATTCAGTAGCGAAGCCATCAGGTCTGGGAATTTCTTTACTGGAAGacttttattatggctttgatctgttgcttgttattggtctgttcaggttatgtactggtttttccttttcacgtttagtgcttccttcaggagccctCATAAGTCAGGCCTGACAGtgataaaatccctcagcatttgatgttctgtaaaggattt harbors:
- the LOC106995218 gene encoding putative G antigen family E member 3 codes for the protein MSELVRTRSQSSERGNDKESSQPVGSVIVQQPTEEKRQEEAAPSENQGIAPSGEIENEGAPAVQGPDVEAFQQALALLKIEDEPGDGPDVREGTLPTFDPTKVLEAGDAQR